A stretch of Mytilus edulis chromosome 11, xbMytEdul2.2, whole genome shotgun sequence DNA encodes these proteins:
- the LOC139495141 gene encoding uncharacterized protein — protein MTMLIVRFIVLLSVFVGISYGWGDQNKYDTSAQAKCTEVTRGPTRDCRWPAGLNMQVDQIAAGGKIAAYKIRWFSGAWSGWVVPGYNDMDWKINPINIRCSMPYKANSLRRVWSYFYDHTHKFIVCKA, from the exons ATGACTATGTTAATAGTGAGGTTTATAGTACTGTTGAGTGTGTTTGTTGGTATTTCGTATGGATGGGGTGACCAGAATAAGTACGACACATCAGCACAG gccAAGTGTACTGAGGTGACACGAGGACCAACTAGGGACTGCAGATGGCCCGCTGGACTAAACATGCAAGTGGATCAAATAGCAGCTGGAGGGAAGATCGCTGCATACAAAATTCGATGGTTTAGTGGTGCCTGGAGTGGTTGGGTTGTCCCTGGGTACAACGACATGGACTGGAAAATCAACCCTATCAACATAAGATGTTCCATGCCATACAAAGCCAACAGTTTAAGACGAGTATGGTCATACTTCTACGATCATACACACAAATTTATAGTGTGCAAGGCTTAG